Sequence from the Bos javanicus breed banteng chromosome 11, ARS-OSU_banteng_1.0, whole genome shotgun sequence genome:
CCCTACACCTGGTTCACCATGGAGGCCCTGGAGGAGACCTGGAGAAACCTACAGAAGATCATCAAGGTGCTTCCCCACAGGAGGGCCAGGCCCTggcagggaagcccttcctccaTGAGGAGCGAGCAGTCAGGGATGGAGGGCGATTTCCTTTACCACAAGTTACCGTGTGTGggtcccctcaccccaccccaggtCTGTGGAGCTGCCGAATGCCTCCCAGACGCCTTCTGTGCTGTCTTTGGGCTGAGGTTAATAGCTCGTCCTCCTTGGCCCCCCAAGGGCGTGGATCTTGTGTCCACCTTCAGAAAACTACTTCCTGTTTGTATCGGATGCTAAGACAAGCTGGCAGTTGCAGAGCCTGGGCCTGTCTGTGAAGGGGCGTGGTGACACACCTCTGCctccttgttcagtcactcagccatgtccaactctgtgaccccatggagtgcagcatgcccagcctccctgtccttcatcgtctcccagagtttgctcgaactcctgcccgttgagttgatgatgccatccaaccatctcatcctctgcttgcCTCCTTGGTCCTCAGGAAAGGGAGCTGGAGCTGCAGAAGGAGCAGcgacggcaggaggagaatgacAAGCTGCGCCAGGAGTTCGCCCAGCATGCCAACGCCTTCCACCAGTGGATCCAGGAGACCAGGTGCGGCCCTACCGCTGGGAGCACGGTCCTGGGCTCCGGGTGCCCAGGCCCGGGGTCAGGAGCTTGGCCTGGTCTGGCTGCGGCCGGAGGGGTGGGCAGACTGAGGAGCATTCGCCAGGAGACTGTTCCCGAGATGAGTCGCTGGTCCTGGATTGGGTGGGACTGAGCGTGGCCGCCCCGCACGGTGACGGTGACAGAGGTGCAGAGTCCGGTCGACGAGGTACTGATGATCtggttttgtctctctctctctctctctcgtgtCTGCCTCTGCCCCTTGCGATCGCTGCTGTCCGGACACCGCCCTGTCTTGTGGCTGCTTGGATCCCGCCTCCACAGAACGTACCTCCTCGATGGGTTAATATTGACTTCCTATTTCTGCGGGCTCGTGGTGTGGTGGTGTCTCCTGTGCTTGTCCCTCTGCCCTTCGTCCCATCGTGGCCTGGCTTGCAGAGGATCCCGGGATGGGCCTTCCCGTCCCGGGCGGGCTGCACGTTCCCCCGCCCCCTCCTGgcacccacacccccacccctgatGGCCTGCAGTCCGGGAAGGGGAGCCACTCCCACGTTCCTTTCAGGTTCCAAAGGTTCCTTTAGGGAGAGAGACTAGGCCAAAGGCCAGAGCCGGGAGAGTCCCCGTGCTCGTTCAGCTGTGGGGATTACCCTGGACTTTTCTGCCTTTTTGCCCCGTGCCTGATGGGACCATATTTAGTCCCACGGAGGTCACGGGATGAGACAGGACGACAGTGTTGAGGGGGCTCGGGCTGGCGTGCTAAGTCCCCCTGTGCACTGACCCCTGAGGGCTGAGGCTATCTTTTGCCTTCATAGGAAGCGTAAGGGCCCAGGGTTTCTAAGTGATGGGGGAGAGGGCTTGGGAGGAGCCCTGAGAGGCGTAGGGCCATCCTGCCCAGTCCTGGGGGGGGCCTCCTCTCCAGGCTGGGGCCTCTGCCCGGATCAGGCACGTTTGCATTGTCTCCCAGGACCATGGTGGCTTAGACTAGCGCTCCAGAGGCCCAGCAGGCAGGTCCATCAGCTGTTAGAGGAGGCAGCAGGAGGAGGTGCCCACTGATGAGCACCAGCTAAAGGCAGAGCAGGGGGGGATTTAGGGACCCCAGGTTCGGCTGGAGCTCGTGTGCTGCCCCGGTGTCCACTCTCCCCGCCCAGTGCCCGTGGCTGTGTCTGCTGGTCTTGGTCTTTGTGTCCACGAGGTGCCGTGCTCCCCTTACCGTGTGGCTCCTCCTGGCCCTGTCCCGTCTTGCTCGGTCCCCTCGTGACCTGCCTGCCTGCAAGGCCACCTGCCCTCCCAGGCTGACCACCGGTTCGGGTCCCTGCCGGGGCACCAGGTGGCCCTGCCTGTGCACTGCCAGCTTGGGCCTCGTGGGGTGTGTCTGTCTCGGTATGCTCTTGCCTCCCTTCCTTTGGTGTATtcatttggtttcttttctttgaatagCATAGCGTATCGTCGGGTCATTCGTGTCTATCAGTATGAAGTTGGGGATGATCTGTCTGGAAGGTTTTTCTCCTCTTATTTCTCTTcttacctcactgtggttttaccAATGCACTCTTGACTTCCCCAGGCGGCTCTGCTTTCTGACTAACCCACCGCCCGCGGCCGCGTGGGCAGGAGGGGTCTGTCCTCCCACTGCACCAGCACCCAGCCTCCTGCCCCCAGGTCCCGGGGGTGTGCTTTTCCCGGGGGGACATGGCGTGACTGTGAGTCTGACCTGCTGGGGTAGGAGGAAGCCTGGTGCCTTGCCTTGCTAGAGCACTTTGAACTTGGGGCAATTTCAGAGCTAACGCTGGCTCGCTGGGTGTTAAAAGGGTAGGTGGGGGCCAATGTGGGTACAGGGGAGGCCGGGCGAGACCCCATGAAGGACACGCACACAGTGTGACTCGTCCCTGCACGTGAGCTCGTTTGTCTTTGTTCACTGGTGGCCTCTGTGACCTCACACTGTTATGTCGGGAAGATAGAGGCTCCCCAGAGGCCCCTCGCTCTTCAGAACTTGGCCTTGGAAGGAGCCTCTGGCGCTGTGTCTCTAGATGACAGAACCTGAACCTGGGGTTTAGTCACAGTCACCCCTCCTTTGGGCAGAATGAGAACAGTTTTCAAAACCAATCTGGCCATGATCTCCTCGGCATCCCAGTTTCCATGTCGAGGGGCCCTGTGACCGCATCCCCGTTGCTGTCACTTCCCCTGGAGCGTGGGTCCCCTCCTCGGGGACCTAAGGAGACCCGGGGACCCCTGGGTGGCTGTCGGCTCACCAGCCTCCCCTCCGCCCTCAGGCCTCCTGTCGGGGCGGGGCAGTGAGTGCAGGTGCCCTGCTCCCCGTGGCCGCAGCCCCACTCTGTCCCAGGGGAGCTTAAAGTCGGCTCCTCAGGTACCCTTCGAGGGCCCAGCTTGGCTCAGGCACCAGGTCACAGCCTGGCTGGGCCTGAGGAGCCAGCTGCCTGTGAAAGCGTCCTGGCCGGGGAGCAGAGAGCAGGCCGGGTGGGGTTCAGCCCGCCTCAGCTGTGGGTGAATGCCAGCTCAGGCCACAGCCTCCGAGCCCTGAAATTGGAGTAGCGGTACCTGCCCTCCCTGGCTCCCAGGGCTGCTAAGAAAAGATAGCCAATAGTAGATAGGTCTTGTTCCCTCAGTAAAAGGAATTTGAGAGTGCAGGTCCTTTAATCTGAGGAAAGTTAACTTCACACTCGCGATCAGGCCTCTTGCCTCATTGCGTGTCTGTGTTTAGGTCCTGCATGGTGGAAGAATCCGGGACCCTCGAATCACAGCTTGAAGCTACCAAAGTAAGTGCCCCTTCTGCCCACCCCTGCCAGCAGGCCTCCTTGGCTGCAGGTCAGGGACGAGGTGGGCTGCTTGGATGCCCCCCTTCTCCCTTGCCTTAAAGCAGCCCAGGACCGCTGTCACTTTAGAGGCTGCTGCCTGGAGCCCTGCTTGGACAGGAAGAGGCTCGTTGGGTCCTCAGTGCATCCTGTTGCCCTGGAAGGTCAACCCAATCAGTGCCTCTCACGCTGAAGCCTCTTATGTTGAGGCTGTAGGGTTGTAGCCTCACCCCATCCCTCCTTTGCCCTTGCAGGCAGCCCTACAGGCCTCAGGCTGGGGTGCTGAGACTGAGGAGGGCTGTTGAGGAGGAGGCGTTTGAGCCCAGGGACCTAGGCAAGAACCCCTGAACCCCTGTCCCGTGTGTCTTTGCCCTTCGCCCCACAGCGCAAACACCAGGAGATTCGAGCTATGAGAAGTCAGCTCAAGAAGATTGAAGACCTGGGGGCGGCCATGGAGGAAGCGCTGATCCTGGACAACAAGTACACGGAGCACAGCACCGTGGGCCTGGCCCAGCAGTGGGACCAGCTCGACCAGTTGGGCATGCGCATGCAGCACAACCTGGAGCAGCAGATCCAGGCCAGGTACCTGCGGCTACCCTGGGCGGGGGCCGGGGGACACAGGTCGCCAGCTGCCTGGGCTGGAGGACCTGGTCCCTAACCCTGTTCCTCCTTCCAGGAACACGACCGGAGTGACCGAGGAGGCCCTCAAAGAATTCAGCATGATGTTCAAGTGAGTATCCCCGCGCCCTCCCAGGTGGGGGAGGTGGGCTCAGCAGCAGGGCCTCTGAGCTGAGACCTCGGCTTTCTGCCACAGACACTTCGACAAGGACAAGTCCGGCCGGCTGAACCACCAGGAGTTCAAATCCTGTCTGCGCTCCCTGGGCTATGACCTGCCCATGGTGGAGGAAGGGGAGCCCGACCCTGAGTTCGAGGCCATCCTGGACACTGTGGATCCTAACAGGTGAGCGTGAGGGAAGGAGCAGAATTGGCTCTGCCCGAGGCTCCTGCTGCACCCTCCCTACTCACTACatcttgccccccaccccagggacgGCCACGTCTCCCTGCAAGAGTACATGGCCTTTATGATCAGCCGTGAGACCGAGAACGTCAAGTCCAGCGAGGAGATTGAGAGCGCGTTCCGGGCCCTGAGCTCTGAAGGGAAGCCTTATGTGACCAAGGAGGAGCTGTACCAGGTCTGGAGCTGCTTCTGGGGCCGGGGGGTGGGTGTGTCCTTTGAAAGGCAAAAGCCCAGGCAAGGCTGGCCCTGAGCTTGGGGGCAGAGCTGTCTAGAGTCGCAGCCCCCACCCAGTCTTGAGCCTCAGCTGCTTTGTGCAGACCCTCTTACCCATTTTCAAGTGAAACTCAGCCCAGGCCAAAGGCTGTTAATGGCAGAGATCCAGAAGCTCGGGCACGGATGTTTCTGAAGTCGGGCCCACTGCCCCCACAGCAGTTGGTGTGGCTGGTCGGGGCTCGGCTGACGTGCACCTTTCCCTCCAGAACCTGACTCGGGAACAAGCCGACTACTGCGTCTCCCACATGAAGCCCTACGTGGATGGCAAGGGCCGCGAACTCCCCACTGCTTTTGACTACGTCGAGTTCACCCGCTCGCTCTTCGTGAACTGATCCTCTGCTCCTAGGTTAGCCTGGCCCACGCTGCTTGCCCTACCGTCGCCTTGCTGCATGTCAACTCCTCTCTGTGCTCTTAAGAAAAATACTCCAGACAGTGTTGCTTTCCAGTGTAACCTTAACTTGCTTAGCTTGGTTTAAGATTTAGTAGAAAACGGTGCTTCAGTAACCGGCTTTAGGTCCAGTCGCCATTGCCACGTTGCTGCGGGGACCCAATTTCTGTCTCAAGGCCGGCTGCCCCATTCCGACTACAGAAAAATCTGAGCAGCCAGCTAGTTCCCCTCTTGTTCACCCTCCctcaattttgttttcatgtaaaagacaaataaatgactTGACTCCCCCAAAAGCTGGTCACGTCTTCATTCAGCTTCCATCAGAAACACACAGCCCAGAGGTAGCGTCCCCACCTCAGCTGGCCACCTCCGAGGCCAGCTGGTCCAGGAGCTCTGTCTCCCGGGCTCCCTGTTCAGTGAACTCACTGCTCAGCTGCCACACCTTTACTGTGCCCTTGGCATCACCAGCAGCCAGGAGTTGAGTCTGCTGGCAGTTGAATTCAAGACAGTAGACAGGGCTTTCGTCCTCGGTTTGCTTGACTGAAACTGTGGGCTTCTGGGAGCTTTTCTGGAGATCAAACAGCTGCACGTCACCTTCAGGGAGAGTCGTGGGGTGAGACAGGCCCAGAGCCGCAGCCCCTGAGCCTTGCGGCCTCTGAGCCTCTTCGGTTCCCAAAGACGTGAGAAGGCTGTGACTCAGTGCAGCTCTCCATCCCACGTGAGGGAAGACACCCTTGCCCACAGCCTCCCCAGCCCACAGTTGCAGGGACGCGCTGGGCTCATGCCCCTTCAGTGGATCCAAGCCTGGGGCCCGTGCCTTACCTTCCCCAGAAGCAGCCGCAAACACCAGGGGGCGCACCGGGGACCAGCGCACAGCAAACAGGTACTTGTGGGAGAGCTGCAGGGAGGTCAGGGGCTGGGCCTGCAGCATGGAGTACAGGTGGGCGTGGCCGTCTGTCCCTGCGCTCAGGAAGAGATTCCTAGATGGGACACACGGCAGGCGGGGGGTGAGCGCTGGGGGTCCAGGTGTGGCTGGGGCCTTTCCACCGGACTCCTCGTGGGCTGGTGGGCTCCCCAAAATAAGGAGCCAATTCCCTGGAGCCAACCACGGGAGCTCTGGGTACTGGAGCTCGGTGGGGAAGGCCCAGGGCAGACTGCAGGTTCTTCAGGCAGTTCTGTGTGGGTCCTGGTGGGACTCCCCCGCCCTCCCTGTGCCAGACGCCCTGTGGGCCCTCCCTACCTGTGGAAGGGGGAGCAGCTCACAGAGTAGACGGGGCCGCCGTGGGGGGCGAAGGTGAACTGCGCCGGGGCCCGCAGGGGCACAGAGCTGGGCATCCGTGTGACGGCAGCCTCCTCTGCCGTCAGGGAGCACTTGAGCGGGAAGCCGCCTTCTGTGCCCAGCACGAAAAGGCTGGGGTCGAAGCTGGAGAAAGCCACCGCTGTGGCGCCCACCTCAGCCTCCCCACGGGAAGGCTGCGGAGGAAAACAACagcagggcagagctggggggaGTCTGCTCGGTGTCCCCAAGGAGCCCCGGGCAAGTGCGTGACCGCTGTAGCCCTCAGGGACTCCCACCTGCCCGCCTGCCCCCAAGGCGCACTGGCTCGGGGGTCCCATGGCCCAGCGCTGCCTTGTGGACCTACGTACAGGCTGGCAGCCTCACCCCTCGTACCTTCTTCAGCTTGGTGTTCCTGGGGAGCTGCTGCACGGCCAGGGCGAAGCCCGCGCTCAGCTGCAGCCGGCCGGCTCCGACCCCCTGCCAGAGCAGCACCTTCCCGTCAGCAGCCACGCTCAGCACCTGGAAGCGGTGGCTGTGCCGGGGCTCTGGGAGCCAGACCACCTGGGCGACCGGGAGAGGAGCCAGGTCACAAGAGGATACCTGCCCCACCTCCCGGCAAGGCCAGCTGTCAGCCTCCACACgaccttccccttctcttccaggggaaaaaaaaaaagggagacttCTTGCAGAGGCTTGGGAGCCACCTGACCCATCAGGGGGCAGACCCAGAGGGTTCCGAGGTGCCCCCAAGTCCCAGCAGAAAACCAGGACGGCAGGGGCTCCATGGAGGCGGCCAGCGGCCCAGGGGGCTCCCTCTAGGGGTGAATGTGACTCCGGACCCAGGAGCTCCAAGAATGCCAGAGGCAGCTGGCCAAGCGCTGACTCCCTGGTGACCTTCCTCCTGGATGGTGGCCAGTGGGCACCCCCTCCCCTGCTCTGCGCTGTGGAGCAGATGCCCGGACAGCAAGGCCCCACTCCGGAGGAGGTTACCTCCTGCCCCGCCTGGCAGGCCACTGCCCTGACCTGGTACACGGGGTCCGTGTGGGTGTCGTCCGTCAGGCCTGTGCGCCAGAGCAGTGGGTCCTCGGGGCGGCTCATGTCCCACACCAGCACCTCGCCACTGTAGAGTCCACCTGGAGGCCAAGCGGGTGTGGGGAGCCACCCACAGCCAACAGCCCCGCTTTGGGGATGGGCCTCCACCCCCTCCCGCCCACTGCACTAGGACGTGGGGCTGCTTCCTCAAAAAGAGTCCTGGTCCCCAGGCCGCCCGCTCTATCCAGCGGTGCCCACCCCGGGAAGCTCCCCCACCACCAGGCTGCTCTAACCTGCCCACACCCGCCGTTCCTCCAGCTTCACCTGCCCCCTTTCCCAGCACGCACATCACTATGGTCAGCGCCCTGAGACTGCCTGCTTCGCCCAGCCTCATGTCCTGACCAGGCTGAACCTCCGTGTGGCCTGCACCGCCCAAGACTCAGCTGAggacctgcctcctcctccatgcCCAGTGCTCCGACCCAAGCCCAGGGCTGAGGACACCCCGCGGTCCCTGCTTCTGGCCGTGACCAGGGGCTGAGGGCCAAATGCTGGGCCTCGGCCACCTGCTGCGGGATGC
This genomic interval carries:
- the DYNC2I2 gene encoding cytoplasmic dynein 2 intermediate chain 2 isoform X2, with translation MATSAQPWQLGLAGSAGAEALATSGTASTEGPERPGPLQDETLGVASVPSQWRGVQGIRGETVTCLHTLSYPPAQGQGLHVTGVSWNSTGSVVACAYGRLDDGDWSTLRSFVCAWNLDRRGLSPQQPSAVVEVPSAAMCLAFHPTRPSHVAGGLYSGEVLVWDMSRPEDPLLWRTGLTDDTHTDPVYQVVWLPEPRHSHRFQVLSVAADGKVLLWQGVGAGRLQLSAGFALAVQQLPRNTKLKKPSRGEAEVGATAVAFSSFDPSLFVLGTEGGFPLKCSLTAEEAAVTRMPSSVPLRAPAQFTFAPHGGPVYSVSCSPFHRNLFLSAGTDGHAHLYSMLQAQPLTSLQLSHKYLFAVRWSPVRPLVFAAASGEGDVQLFDLQKSSQKPTVSVKQTEDESPVYCLEFNCQQTQLLAAGDAKGTVKVWQLSSEFTEQGARETELLDQLASEVAS
- the DYNC2I2 gene encoding cytoplasmic dynein 2 intermediate chain 2 isoform X1: MATSAQPWQLGLAGSAGAEALATSGTASTEGPERPGPLQDETLGVASVPSQWRGVQGIRGETKSCQTASIATAEASVQARKHVDAEVQTEAPEPVSLLSVPRYNGPQLAAFLRKVEAMVTRELNKNWQSHAFDGFEVNWAEQQQTVTCLHTLSYPPAQGQGLHVTGVSWNSTGSVVACAYGRLDDGDWSTLRSFVCAWNLDRRGLSPQQPSAVVEVPSAAMCLAFHPTRPSHVAGGLYSGEVLVWDMSRPEDPLLWRTGLTDDTHTDPVYQVVWLPEPRHSHRFQVLSVAADGKVLLWQGVGAGRLQLSAGFALAVQQLPRNTKLKKPSRGEAEVGATAVAFSSFDPSLFVLGTEGGFPLKCSLTAEEAAVTRMPSSVPLRAPAQFTFAPHGGPVYSVSCSPFHRNLFLSAGTDGHAHLYSMLQAQPLTSLQLSHKYLFAVRWSPVRPLVFAAASGEGDVQLFDLQKSSQKPTVSVKQTEDESPVYCLEFNCQQTQLLAAGDAKGTVKVWQLSSEFTEQGARETELLDQLASEVAS